aagaaagaaaccacaatcACTGGCAGGAGAggctattatttattaatattatgtACAATTATACCGTCGTAATGTCCAGATAATACATTGACAGAATCAAAGTATGAATACTGGCTCCTGCTTCATTAAGATGTGTCTTataatgcttttattttccaCCCGACCTCCTGAATCTCAGATTCTTCATTTTAattgtttggttggtttttttttgttgttgttttttttttttttttttgttaatttaacTTCATCAATATTCTCTATTAATAATCCTTAAAGTGTATCTGAGGCACACAGGGagaaacatgaataaaataagtgtaaaaaacTGAATGAAACTAAAGCTTAAGAACAGATGCACTGAACTGTATGCGGGGGTACGTATCTATAAAAACAGTGACTGCATGATGTGTGGAGCCAGATGAAAATAAGAGCTGATATTTTCCTCCGACTCTGTCCATCAGCGGTCCATCCTGCCTGTCAGTggttatttgtttttcagtattaATGGACTCACATGATTCTCTTCAGCGGCCGCTCTTCCTTTCACATTAGCATCACTGAGATATGTGTGGTACCGAGACAAAAATAGTACAGAAATATTTGTCTGAAGTGCATTTTGGACTTCATtgtaaacaaagacagaatTGTCCAATAACGTCTTCCCTCCCCTGTTTTAACTCGAGGAGCAGTGTCTCTcaggaaaaagtgtgtgtgtgtgtgtgtctgtgtgtgtgtgtgtgtgtgagcgtgtgtgtgcgtatgtgcgtgcgtgcgtgcgtgtgtgttagaCGTGTTAAAAGGCTTTAGGTTATAGTggcatttgtgtgtttctttttatttcagcagctgACGATCCAACTGtatttggtcacatttttacatttgacagatcgtgtgtgtgcagtgtgtgtttgcgtgtgtgtttgcatgtgtgtgtgtgtgtgtgtgtgcgcgtgtatgTACTGTAGGCTCGCTGCTGTGCACTTAAATCAGCTGTAggtagtgtgtgtgcgtgtgttcagCTTGTGTCGTCTTGTCCTGcatacagcgtgtgtgtgtgtgtgtgtgcgtgtgtgagtgtgtgaactcATACCTCATACCTAAGTCATATATATTATGTACAGTACAATGTTGCAGTTTGTCTGTTGAATCTTACATACAGTGAATACAGGGTGCAAACTGTGGCCCAAGATGGGAGCGGTGTCTGTCTGTCGAAcgcgcgtgtttgtgtgtgtgtgtgtgtgtgtgtgtttgcggtTTTATGTGCATGGCTCAGTTCCAGATCTTCAGGAAGCTATCCCAGGACCCGGTGGACACCGCCATGCCGTCATCCGTCACGCCCAGACAGCTCACACGATTGTCATGGCCGGCCAGGACTCCTGCAGGAGGGACGGGGACGAACAAAAGAAGACTTGTTACCGTCAAATGTTTCGCTCTCCAGGCTGTGaggagaagttttttttttttttttaaaaaccactcGGAACACAGCGACCTAGTGTTCATCACGGCTTTAACTCGCAACAAAACAAGGCATGAGGCGAGCGGATTCATCGCTAAGTCCAGTTAAAAATTCCCCCCAAAATAAATCATGATGAAATAGTTATGGttattttatgttgtattttgtcAGCACGACTTGCAGTTACAaatcacagttgtttttttgcgCGCACCACCAGACAACTCTGGAACCATTAGGAGGAttattgtgggttttttttggtctttgtcTCGTAGGAGTGTGTTTGACTCACAGCTGCTTCCTTTCTGACTGTGACTTATTGTAACGTTTTCAGTGACATTTAGTGATTTCTACACTCTTATTAAAGGCTTGCATttggtttttcttcttctccaacaGTGAAATGTCTTTTTGCTTCCAGTTACAATTCCCTTTTTAGATACATAAATCCACACGGCTTACGCTGATGAGTTCATTTGCAGgaaagcagagctccacagTGCTCAGCGGAGGGATATTTTCGTATCACCTCCATCTTCTGGCGGTTTAACCAGATATATTGCAGTGATCTACATTACCCAGAGATTCGTTTGAAAATGCATGATATAACtgcaattctttttttattcatgcacACATTTTTGGAATTCCTTTTAGAGGTAAATGACGGGTACCAACCGATATATGAGCTGGACATCAGCATCAGCCGATATTCAGCAAAACAATGACTTcaacagatgtgtttctgaGGTGGCACATCCTTGTTGTGCTGACAAACTTGTGAGAAGTCTTTTCATGCACTAGGCAGGTGAATAGCGGGCTAAGAAGGCTTTTGAAGCAgtcactttaaaaaataaaggatCTTTCACACCAGCAGCACCTGTCGGCTGAATTGTCATTTCAAATATTGGTATCACTGCATCCCCAGTAAATCAGCCGCTGGATTGgatttttcaaatcaaacatcacGTCTTAATCAAATTCCGTGTCGCATGAGCTATGTAACAAATCTGAGAAAGCAAAtcatgttgggttttttttcagtcacttATTTTGTAACTTGGTTTTTGAGCAGAATTTAGCAGCTGAAGGTCAGACACGAGTCAGTCTCACTCTGCAGGGACAAATACGGTTCTGTGTGGGAATACAGATATTTTTAAACCTCACTTAAAGCCTGTCTATCCAGTCTGGCTGTTATGTGCTGTTTTATAATGTGGGTTTCAGTGTTTATACATGTTTAACTAAAGTTCTGTCATCATTGTTAAATTATATATGTATCAACATTTTACTGTCTACCATTATGATTAcaataatatttcattttaagaataCTTTTCTGCGTAGTTAGTTAGAATTTCACTGGTATTGATAATTCATCTTGCTTATTTGTAGTTTACTATAATACCAACCCACATTGTATTGCTGTCTTGGTGTGCATTAGTCTCAAAATCCATTCTTTATTGTTACACATCCCATCTTTTTTCAATCTTTCGTGAagcatttgcattttctttggTTTTAAAGTTGCTGCATAATTGAAGGCCTGTTTGAGTTGATGGTGAAGTGTATAGGCTGCGCACTCGCACCGAAAACTACAAATCAAAGCTCCAGACATATGAAAAGACTTGTGGTGTCGCCTCGTAATGAATCCAAACCTCACGTGAGCTTCAGGttgaccctttttttttcccgttcCACCCACCTGCTCTGTCTCCCTTCATGGCATCCCAGATGTTGCAGTTGAAGTCGTCGTATCCGGCCAGCAGCAAGCGGCCGGAGCGTGAGAAAGCCACGGAGGTGATGCCGCAGATGATGTTGTCATGGCAGTAGAGGCTGAGCTCCTGGTCTGCACGTAGGTCGAACAGCCTGCAGGTGGCGTCGTCGGAGCCTGTGGCGAAGGCGCTGCCGTTGGGGAAGAACTTTggggaggagcagaggaagatGGATGAGAGAGGCAGGAAGCTCCAACTACACTGAGAAACAGAAACTAATAGAGAGGGTGTAAAATGACTCCTATTGGCTCTGCTCTTGGACTGATCGGTCTGAGTGATGCTCCCCGTATCTACATACCGAATGTGTCCCACGGTCAGACAACCTGTGCGGTGCATCAGTCCAGACTCCACCTGGAGACCGTCTCGGTCGGCGTCGGGACTGATGCAGGATGCTCAGATATGGTGTTAATTGATAATCTTGTTAATCCTCTAGCTTGCTCCCAGTTTTAAATCCCTCCCAAAGCTGGAGACAAGACAGCGCGTGACGTCACCGAGACAAATCCCAGAGCTGCTCTGTGGAGAGTGTATTAGACAGCACACGGGGGGGCAGACTGCCACTTAAGATGCCAGCTGGGTTGACGACTGGTGAGTTATATGGAATTTAAATTTCTAATAGGTCTGTTAACAGACAGCACATCATAATCACCGGGTTTACGTCGGCAGAGTTATTACTGGGATTACAAACCATGTCGTGGTTGTTTATCTATTTTCTTTCGAGTTGCACGCTTTACCATCCACTAGTTAGCGAGGCCATGAATAATTTGTATTGACACAGATAAGAGCATTGTGTGGTTTATACATTGTTATCAAAATATGTCCATCCACAAGTTTCCTGGCGACGTTTCTGGGGAAAAGATAATGGCTGATGCATCCGGTCTTAATAACTGACTCACCAGCAGCACTTTCAAGGTTTCAGAGGCATTAGCTAAGTGGGCTAAAGCAATAAAAATTAGTGTTTGTGGTATTCGCTCAATGAAGTCGCTAACCTAGATgttcatgaatgaatgatacacTGTACTAATCGCTCTAGGAGACGGAATAAGCGTCCGGTTACCATAGAAAAATGTTGGTTCCGGTAAAGTGACTGGACGCGCCAGTAGTGGCACACATAATTTGTGTTGTCAGTTATCATGGGGGCTCAAAAAAGGTGGATTAAAAGTAATAttccaacaaaaagaaaaaagaaatgattcaGGTTTCGCTTCAGTGTCCTGCACTTCATGTGTAAAAATAGACGGAGCGCCCCTTTAAACTGTGATTCCATTTGATAACAGTATGGGTGGAGCTACATATTCGGCACCCTGTCGTTGCCCtgagcacactcacacagatgGCGTTGATGTCCGACTCGTGGCCTGTGAAGGTCTGCCGGCACATGCTGTCCCTGATGTCCCACAGTTTGACCGAAGCGTCGCAGGCTCCTGACACAAAGGTGCGGAGGTCGGGCGACAGGGACAGACTCATGACGTCGCCGCTGTGGCCCGAGAAAACTGTAGTCTGCTGACTCGTCTCGATGTCCCACAGTGCACTGGGGCAGAGAGCGCAGGGTTAAAGACACTGATCGGGCTcagataaaaaaacatgtttgcacATCTGTGTCTGGATCTGCGCGGCTCACCATGTGGTGTCTCCTGAACTCGTGATGATTTGATTGTCATCGATGAAGCGGCAACATGACAGGTAacctgagaggagagaaagcaCAGGTGTTGAGTTTCTGTCATGGAGCCGGATGAAACTTGAATATCAAAGGTGAGTAGGTGATGGTGGAGTGGTATTACTCACATCTACTGTAACACAATAGGGACAAAAAAGGCATATTTTTCTGACCGTTAACCGACGCACAAAACACCAGAGTGCGGGCGGAGAATGAGCATCTTCTGTCTGGATCAGTAGCTGATCAGTACACGGACTTTGTTTAGAGGGATTTTAATGTGAGAGGGACATGTTCTTTCAACCCACGGTGGAAATTACAGTCCGACATACAAGACATCTTTATATTAATTTGTGTCTCATTTGGAAAAATTGACATCGTAATTGCCTATTCATTGTTGTTGGTCGATATATGGAAGCTCACCGCCGCCAAtgtggtgagaaaaataaagattctGTAAGTCATCATAATGAGAAACTTTATCTAAATAATAATTTACTATCCCAAAATAACTACTCACCTAATTCAAAATCATGACTTAGTATCCCAAAATAATGACTTGGTTTCCCAAAAGTATGACTTAGTATCCCAAAATAATGACTTGGTATCTCAAAAGTATGACTTAGTATCCCAAAATAATGACTTGGTATCTCAAAAGTATGACTTAGTATCCCAAAATAATGACTTGGTATCCCAAAAGTATGACTTAGTATCCCAAAATAATGACTTGGTATCCCAAAATAATAACTTAGTATCCCAATAATGAGAAACCTTCCAAAAATAGTCACtttactcaaaataatgactccCAAAGAAGTCACTTAGTATCACAAAATGTATATCAAAGCGTTAAGAATCATAATAGTCATAAAATTGAGAGATACTTAGTCATTAT
This genomic window from Sparus aurata chromosome 13, fSpaAur1.1, whole genome shotgun sequence contains:
- the gnb2 gene encoding guanine nucleotide-binding protein G(I)/G(S)/G(T) subunit beta-2, whose protein sequence is MSELEQLRQEAEQLRNQIRDARKACGDSTLTQITAGLDPVGRIQMRTRRTLRGHLAKIYAMHWGTDSRLLVSASQDGKLIVWDSYTTNKIHAIPLRSSWVMTCAYAPSGNYVACGGLDNICSIYCLKTREGNVRVSRELPGHTGYLSCCRFIDDNQIITSSGDTTCALWDIETSQQTTVFSGHSGDVMSLSLSPDLRTFVSGACDASVKLWDIRDSMCRQTFTGHESDINAICFFPNGSAFATGSDDATCRLFDLRADQELSLYCHDNIICGITSVAFSRSGRLLLAGYDDFNCNIWDAMKGDRAGVLAGHDNRVSCLGVTDDGMAVSTGSWDSFLKIWN